From the Xylella fastidiosa genome, the window TGTCCAGGACCTTATCCTGTGCTTGGTTGGGGCCGTGATGGACAGACATTCCGCCGCTCTGAACAGGCCAAGAGCATTATTTCTGCCAAGGGCGATGATCCGTTGGTCACGCGTTTAGCGAGCCAAGGTTACGTGGTTGTCGGCACCGATTATCTTGGATTGGGTGGATCTAATTACCCGTATCATCCATATCTGCATGCGAATTCAGAAGCCTCTGCGCTGATTGATGCCTTACGTGCATCTCGTACTGTATTACAGCATTTGAATACGCCATTATCGAACAAGCTGATGTTGTCTGGCTTTTCGCAAGGTGGTCATACTGCAATGGCGACTCAGCGTGAAATTGAAGCGCATCTGTCAAATGAATTCAGCCTTGTTGCCAGCGCGCCCATCTCTGGTCCTTACGCACTCAGTCAAACGTTTCTTGACACTTGGACTGGCCGGAACGAAGTTGGTGAAAACAATTTCGCTATCATTTTAGGCACTTATGCGATCGTTGGGATGCAGCGTACTTACCGAAACATCTACTCTGATCCTAGTCAGGTTTTCCAGGATCCTTGGGCTAACCAGGTTGAGGCATTGTTCCCTGGCAAGAAAGATACTACTGATCTTTTCTTAGGTGATGATTTGCCGGCGATTGATCAGATCAAAGAGTATTTTCAACCTGGATTCTATAGCGACTTTCCAAAGAATCGGAAGAATCCATTCTTTGTAGATCTAGTACGCAATGATCTGCTGAATTGGGCACCACGTACTCCAACACTGCTGTGTGGTTCTGACAACGATACCGTTGTGCCTTTTTTGAAGAACACTAATTTGGCGATAGCATCATTCAAGAAGCGTGGTAGCCGTCAAGTGTCTGTGGTTGATATTGGCACTGGCAATCGTAAAGACAATAGTGCGCTGACGCATCTTTCCAGTGAGGAACTTTGTATCGTTAAGGTTCGCAATGAGTTTCTAGAGAAGAAACGTTAGTGGATATAGGGTTTGCAAACGTACCTAGATACATTTGATGATGTGGTGCGTATGAGATATCCGATAAGTGATGCAAGGATCGCATTTAGGTGTGTGCATCATCCCCGCTATTGTTAATACATTGATCCGGCCTTGATGGTGATATTGTGCAACCGTCAATCCCAAGGCCGGATCCACTAGTGGCGAAAGAGACCCGTATTGCAAGAGCTTCGTATTGTTGGAGTTGTTCTATTTCATAATTGATGTCCCGCTATGCCCCCGATTCGGGGGCTTTTTTTTCCTTCCAAAATCTTACACATGAATGGTTGTGACTTTCTTTTTGTAACATCCGTTGCATCCGTTCTGGATACATTAAGTTGGAACCAGCGGGGTAACTTGCGGGGTGTCAATGCATTGATTGCGGATTTGCATTGATAGAATCCAATAAAGCGCAATGAGATGTAGAGAAGGCATTGCTGTATTGATGTACTCTCACGGTGAATTACGGCCTTTGGATTGCGTCAGTTCATGAAGCTATTGCTTGGCAATGCCTGACGATATCTAGGACGTTTTTAAAGAAGTGCCACCATGCCAAAATATCGTTACACAGCGGCAGGCGTAGTGCATGCACGATCGCGTAATGCACTGATGTTACATCTCATCCTGTCCATGCGTGCAGATCGCTGGGGCGTACGTCTGGAGAAATGGAGTACGTGGGGTTATTCATCCACTATATAGCTAGCAGCCGAAATAAGTAGATTATGTAGTGGATACAATGAGATCGGAGTTTGGAGTGGCTAGTAATCTATGAGTATTTAATGTGATGTCTATCAATACTTACCTCTATTTAATATTTAATCATGATGTCATTGAATAATTTTTAAATTAATTATCATGATTTTTTGAGAGTTTCTGCATGTTTTCAGATTTAGAATCGTGCTATTAATTCATCCGATCCATGTAATGAATTTAAATCTCATGTTTTATTTCTTTCCATTCAATATAAATTGGTGATTGACAATGATGTATGGTTCTCAACGAAAACCGGTGCTTCTTATCCTGAGTTACTTTATTTTTATCTGTGCTCTGTTCCCCTGTGTTGCAGCTGCTTGGCCTTCACGTGGGATGGTGATTAACAGAAAAATTATTGGTAGCTATACGCAGCGTCAGATTGCTGCTCTGCTTACTGATGAGCCGCCATCCGAGCAACCCAAATGCAACGTTCGAGTGGTTGAAATGACGTATACAACGGTTGGTGTGGTTGGTGAAGCGACCAGGGCATCTGGGGTAGTGCTTGTTCCAGACGGGCCACAGTGTCCAGGACCTTATCCTGTGCTTGGTTGGGGCCGTGATGGACAGACATTCCGCCGCTCTGAACAGGCCAAGAGCATTATTTCTGCCAAGGGCGATGATCCGTTGGTCACGCGTTTAGCGAGCCAAGGTTACGTGGTTGTCGGCACCGATTATCTTGGATTGGGTGGATCTAATTACCCGTATCATCCATATCTGCATGCGAATTCAGAAGCCTCTGCGCTGATTGATGCCTTACGTGCATCTCGTACTGTATTACAGCATTTGAATACGCCATTATCGAACAAGCTGATGTTGTCTGGCTTTTCGCAAGGTGGTCATACTGCAATGGCGACCCAGCGTGAAATTGAAGCGCATCTGTCAAATGAATTCAGGCTTGTTGCCAGCGCGCCCATCTCTGGTCCTTACGCACTCAGTCAAACGTTTCTTGACACTTGGACTGGTCGGAACGAAGTTGGTGAAAACAATTTCGCTATCATTTTAGGCACTTATGCGATCGTTGGGATGCAGCGTACTTACCGAAACATCTACTCTGATCCTAGTCAGGTTTTCCAGGATCCTTGGGCTAACCAGGTTGAGGCATTGTTCCCTGGTGAAAAAGGTAGGCGTGAAGTTTTCGATTATTTGCCCGATGTCAAGCAGATAAAACAGTATTTGCAACCTGGATTCTATAGCGACTTTCCAAAGAATCGGAAGAATCCATTCTTTGTAGATCTAGTACGCAATGATCTGCTGAATTGGGCACCACGTACTCCAACACTGCTGTGTGGTTCTGACAACGATACCGTTGTGCCTTTTTTGAAGAACACTAATTTGGCGATAGCATCATTCAAGAAGCGTGGTAGCCGTCAAGTGTCTGTGGTTGATATTGGCACTGGTAATCGTGAAGACAATAGTGCGGGGGAGCATTTTTTCACTGAGGACCCTTGTATTCTTAAGGTTCGCCAGCAGTTGCTGGATAAGCAACGTTAGTTGATCGGTCTGGTAAATGTACCCTGATAATTTTCATTGTGTGTGGCGTTGATTCTGTTGCTTAGATCATCAGATATCCGATAAGTGACGCTAGGATCGCACTCATAGTGTCTTGATGATGGTCGATATTGTTAATACTTTAATCCTGCCTTGGTATTGATCGTTTCCAACCGTCAATACCAAGGCAGGATTGATTTATTGTAGTGGTGCAAGAGATCCGTACGGTTGTAGTTGTTCTATTGCATCATTGGTGTCCGGTAGGCTCCCCATTCGGGGGCTTTTTCTGTGCCTCTAAACTTTAGATATGAATGGCTGCGACTCTCTTTGCGTCGCAGGGGTTGTATCCGCGCGTGGGTCACGCGTCATGAGGTGGCTGTTTGCAAACGCGCGTTTAGTGAGTCGACAACATCCGGCTAACTCATGTGGTTAGTGTCGTCTACCAGGGCGTACGCGGTACGGTGCCATGCATCCTGGGAAGAGATCACAAGTGTTGTAACGGGATACTTTGGCAAGCGGTTTTGTCTGTCTTGTTGTCGCAGGCACGTGTGACAGGTGATGGGCTGCCATGTCTTCATCTGGCTGATGAGTGTGTGATGGTTTGGAGTGTTATGCACTGACTGTCACCGGTTTATCCACAGGATTGTACCTTGGCCGTTGCTGCGGTACTGACTATGCTTCACCCCCTGTTACACAGTACTAGGCCGTTGTTTTATGTCTGCTCGTCCCGGCTTCCATTCCAATTATCAACGCGAGCCTGGCGATCGTGAAGCGCTGCGTGTTGATCCGTTGCGCGTCCCTCCTCATTCTGTTGAGGCTGAGCAGGCCGTATTGGGGGGGCTGATGTTGGCGCCCGATGCGTTGGATAAGATCAATGATCGGTTAACGGAGAACGATTTTTACCGTCGTGATCACCGCATGATTTACCGTGCGATCTGCGATTTGTCTAGGAAGATGCGACCATTCGATGTCGTCACTCTAGGAGAATGGTTTGAGTCGCAGGGGATGCTGGAGGTTGTTGATCATGGTGCTTATTTGATTGAGCTGGCGAGTACCACGCCCTCGGCCGCCAATATCGTTGCCTATGCTGAAATCGTGCGCGATAAGGCAGTACTGCGTCAGTTGATTGAGGTTGGAACCAAGATCGTTAACGATGGATTCCAACCAGAGGGCCGCGAAAGTATTGATTTGCTTGCTGAGGCTGAAAAGTCGGTGTTCGGAATTGCCGAGACTGGTGCGCGTGGTCGCATTGATTTTGTGGCAATGCCTGGTGCGTTGAAGGATGCTTTTGAGCAGCTGCGTGATCGTTTTGAGAACGGTAGTAATGTGACCGGGCTTCCAACCGGATATAACGATTTTGACGCGATGAGCGCAGGTTTACAGCCGACTGATTTGATCGTCTTGGCTGCGCGTCCGGCAATGGGGAAAACAACCTTTGCGTTGAATATCGCTGAGTATGTTGCGATTAAATCGAAAAAGACGGTGGCTGTATTTTCAATGGAAATGTCTGCTGCACAGTTGGCGATGCGCTTGATTTCTTCTAATGGTCGTATCAATGCGCAGCGTCTGCGTACGGGTCAGCTTGAGGACGAAGATTGGGCACGTGTGACTGGAGCAATCAAGATGTTGAAGGAGACTAAAATTTTTATTGATGATACCCCTGGTGTGTCGCCAGAGGTATTGCGCTCCAAGTGCCGTCGTTTGAAGCGTGAGCATGATCTTGGTCTAGTGGTGGTCGATTATCTGCAGTTGATGTCTGTCCCTGGGAACAGTGAGAACCGTGCTACCGAGATCTCGGAAATTTCGCGCTCTCTCAAGGGGTTGGCTAAGGAGTTGAATGTTCCAGTGATTGCATTGTCACAGTTGAACCGTTCTTTGGAGACGCGCACTGACAAGCATCCCGTCATGGCTGATCTGCGTGAATCTGGTGCGATTGAGCAGGATGCAGACATGATCGTTTTTATCTACCGGGATGAGTATTACAACAAAGATTCTCCGGATAAGGGTTTGGCGGAAATCATCATCGGTAAGCATCGCAGCGGCCCGACAGGTTCGTGCAAGTTGAAGTTCTTTGGCGAATACACCCGTTTCGATAATCTGGCCCACGACTCAATTGGCACATTTGAGTAGTACGGCGTTGCTGGAGATCTAGGGGGCTAAATCGGCGCATCTATCCTTGTGACACTCTTGGTCTCGCGTTGCTACGGGTGCAATAGACGGTGTGTAGTCAGAGGATGGGATTGCGGCATGAGCCGTAGCGGTGACTTGCTTAATCGGAAGCTGGGTGGCTGCAGGGGGAATGATCACGCCTTATAGCAGTGCTTGCGTTGTTATGAACGGATGTGCACTGCTGCGATGGGTGCCAGGCGTTGTTGTTGCATGTGCTGGGTGTCATCGGTGTTCTATTTTTTTGTTGCTGTTTTTTTGTCTTGGTTTGGTTCTTTCGTGTGTTGCTTCCAAGCCGAATGTGCGTGTGATGATTGATTCGACCATTTTCCGTGCGTAACGGTAGCGTTGCGGGAAAAGGATTGTCTGGATATCAGGATTCGAGCAGTAGGTGTGCTGGATAGGCTGATTGGATTGCTTTTTGCAGTGGTTTTGTGTGTCAGATGAGTGATGCGCCGTACATCAATGACTGTACTCAAGCATGAGTGTCATGCTGTGGTTACATGGTTGATAACATTGTTGTAGTCTGATTGTTGTCCAGGTTTCCATCACCCAGTTGATGTATCTCTGCGTTTATCTTAACTATTGGTGTGCCGGATGTGCCGGCGAAGGAGTAATGATGATGATGCGAGCGGCCCTTAAGCCTATGTGTACAGTTCTGGCGGTGGCGCTGGTGCTGTCCGGTTGTGCTACAGGTGGATCTTATGTGCAGCGTGACCAGTCTGGTAATTCCACAGAGCAGCGAAACCGGACCGGGCGGGATGCGGCCATTGGTGCGGCCATTGGCGCTGCTGCGGGTTTGTTGACTGGTAAAAATGCCACCAAGCGGAGACAGCGCGCGATGATTGCTGCTGGTATCGGTGCACTTGGCGGGGCAGCGATTGGTAATTACCAGGATCGTCAAGAACGCGCTTTGCGTGAGCGCACGGCCAATACTGGCATTGATGTCAAGCGTGACGGTGACAATATCACTCTCAATTTGCCGGACGGTATTACTTTCGATTTTGGTAAGTCGATGCTCAAGCCGCAATTTTATGGCGCACTTAAAAATGTCGCTTCGACGTTGCGCGAGTATAACCAGACGATGATTGAGGTGGTTGGTTATACCGATAGTATTGGCAGTGATGTGGTGAATCAGCGCTTGTCTGAGGATCGTGCTGGTGCGGTTGCTAGTTATTTAGCGGCACAAGGTGTGCAGCGTGAACGTATGGAAATCTCGGGGATGGGAAAACGTTACCCGATTGCCGATAACAGTACAGAAGCTGGGCGTAGTAAGAACCGGCGTGTTGAAATACATTTGATTCCATTCAGTGCTGAAAATAGCGGTGCCACAGGCATGCATTGAGTCTGTATTAACTGCTTGTACGCTGTATGTTGCTTGTGAAGCGCGCTTTTTGAGTATTTATCTGCCGTAGTTTGGATTTCCTCTGGATTTGTTTGTTGTTGTCATGCAAGCGAATCCAGGGGTTCCTTTGACAGACCTTGGGTTGTGTGACTGTTTCGCAGGATGTGGCGTGAGTCGATGTGTTGGATTGTAGTTGAGTCGTATTTCACTCTGAGGCGGAGAGTGATGTATTTTTTGAATATCCAAAGTGTTCGTTGGTGAAATGAGGTGTACTTGAATACATCTTTGCGATCCTGATTGTTGATCTTGTGGAATAAAGATTTAAATTTTTAGTATTACTGTAGGCCGTGTTTTGAATCAGCGGTTTTTTGAGTTTGATTGATGCTCTCAATACTATGCGTTGTGTAGAGGCCCAGGGGATGTTATTCCGGTGGTTTCAAGCGTTTTGTTATTTCAATCAAGTTGGCTGAAAGAGAGTCGTTGTCGACTGGATCATCTTTAAGAAGTGGCGGGTGGTCTTACTCTGGTCATTGGTGATCGTGCTATATACGGTGTATTGCAATGAGCAGGATGACAGTGCCATGGATTTTTCGATGCTTGGACATGCTCTGCTGTAGACATTGGAGCCAGCGATCCAGATTAAAAGTGCTCCCCATGTATCCATAGAAACGATGGGCAAGGCAGTGTTGTGCTGGTGATATGTTCTTTTTCGCTATTTATGTCTCAGAGCAACAATGTTTTTGATGCTGGTTTGTGTCGCATCCTTTGAAAATTTGTGTTGTACAGTGTGCTGGCGCAACGTGGTCGTGCGGCATGTGCTGTAGGTCAGCGGATAGGTTGTCTCCTTGCTTGACCTGAACACGGCAGAGCCGTAGGACTAGGACATGGTGGAACCACTCCAGGAATGCTGTGTTGGAATCACTTCGATACAGCGCTGCGTCGCTGCCGACCATATGTGATTGCAACGCTATGATTTGAGGTGCAGCTCAAGTGTGAGTGGGCTGTATAAGTGATTGCGATAGCGATAGAAGCAAGTCAGGCTGCAATGGGAGCGATGCAGTGCCCACGTTGGGTTCATGGAGGTCATACAGCTGATGACTTTTTGTGCTCAGGATGAGTGGGCAGTCAGATGCGCTCGCCGGGGTGGTGAGTCATTGCACTCTCTACTTTATTTCGTGCCTGTTTAGTCTTGGGTAGTCGTTAATATTGGCATTGATACGGCTCCACCTTCTGTTTCGGTCGAGCGCGCTGCATAGCTATTGGCGAGGCGTATGTGCTGGATAAACGCTGTGTTTGGTTGCCGTGCCAGGGATGCTGCCAAAGCACCATTAAATGCGTCGCCAGCTCCGGTGGTGTCTACGGTGTGGGCCTGTTCGGCGGCCACACGATAGTAGGGCTGGGTGTCACCACGCAGGTTTTCTTCCGAGTGTGAAACGAATACGCCAGCCGAGCCTAATGTAATGACAACCGTACTGCCGGACAGTAGTTTGTTGCATAAGGCGTGTAGTGTGTTGCCATCGGTGGTGGCGACGTTGTCGGGACTGATCCTTTCACCGACGTGACGGCTGAGCAAGGCGACGAATTCCGTTTCGTTCAGTGTGAGCACGTCGGCCAATTTGAGTAGGTTGATCGTGGCGGTTGCATTGGCGGGGGCAGCATTGAGTATGGTCAAGCGGCCAGCTTCGCGCGCCATGCTGAGCGCCGTTTCGAGTGTTTCTATCGGTGATTCCAGTTGTGCCAAGACGATCCATGCTGAGGTAATTAGGGCGCGTTGTTCTGTGATGAAGTGGGTGCTCAGTACTGCGTTGGCACCAGCGCCAGTGACGATAGTGTTATGGCCGTGGCTGTCGACATAGATCCCTCCGGTGCCAGTGGGTTCGGTGCTGGATTCGCCGATCAGTGTGAAGCCGTCTTTTGTGGCGATGTCGCGTGCCATATTGCCGTCGGTGTCATTGCCGAGTGCGCATATGAAATAGGTGCGCGCACCAGCGCGGCAAGCCGCCACGGCTTGGTTGAAGCCTTTGCCTCCTGGACCACGGCTATAGCGGCCGGCAATTGTTGCACCAGGTGTGGGCAATGTGTCGCAGCGCCAAACATGATCAATACTGAAGGAGCCGACGACGACGACTGAATGCATAAGAACCTTTAAATATGGAGTGTGAGTTAGACAAGGTGCGACAACGTATTGTCCATGTTAGCTGTCATGATGGTGATGATCGAGACATTGAGCCTAATACATAGCTCTAATGTGATCAGATCGTGACGGAGCGCTGATGTTTGGATTCTCGATTAGGGAGATATTTGCTGAAAAATTGATGAAGCTACCCAATTCGTAAGCTGGTTGCAGGGGGCAATCAACCTGCAATCGGATTTCGGGTGTGAGTGGTTTGCAGGGATCGGGCGGTGATTAGGTAAGAATATCCAGTTGAGGTTCTAAGGTGAGTGGGGTGAAGTCGATTCAATTCACACGATTGGTCATGTGAGAATCGTTGGTTGCGGCACGCTTAGAAGCTTTTAGCAAGCGGATTGGGGAAGTGAAGACGATATCTACTTATTAGTAGTGCTGTGTGTTGTTGTTTTCTTTTGTTGTTGCATGGGTTGTTTCTTTATTCTCGCGTCCTTTTAGGGAGTGGAGT encodes:
- a CDS encoding lipase family protein, with amino-acid sequence MYGSQRKPVLLILSYFIFICALFPCVAAAWPSRGMVINRKIIGSYTQRQIAALLTDEPPSEQPKCNVRVVEMTYTTVGVVGEATRASGVVLVPDGPQCPGPYPVLGWGRDGQTFRRSEQAKSIISAKGDDPLVTRLASQGYVVVGTDYLGLGGSNYPYHPYLHANSEASALIDALRASRTVLQHLNTPLSNKLMLSGFSQGGHTAMATQREIEAHLSNEFSLVASAPISGPYALSQTFLDTWTGRNEVGENNFAIILGTYAIVGMQRTYRNIYSDPSQVFQDPWANQVEALFPGKKDTTDLFLGDDLPAIDQIKEYFQPGFYSDFPKNRKNPFFVDLVRNDLLNWAPRTPTLLCGSDNDTVVPFLKNTNLAIASFKKRGSRQVSVVDIGTGNRKDNSALTHLSSEELCIVKVRNEFLEKKR
- a CDS encoding lipase family protein, with protein sequence MYGSQRKPVLLILSYFIFICALFPCVAAAWPSRGMVINRKIIGSYTQRQIAALLTDEPPSEQPKCNVRVVEMTYTTVGVVGEATRASGVVLVPDGPQCPGPYPVLGWGRDGQTFRRSEQAKSIISAKGDDPLVTRLASQGYVVVGTDYLGLGGSNYPYHPYLHANSEASALIDALRASRTVLQHLNTPLSNKLMLSGFSQGGHTAMATQREIEAHLSNEFRLVASAPISGPYALSQTFLDTWTGRNEVGENNFAIILGTYAIVGMQRTYRNIYSDPSQVFQDPWANQVEALFPGEKGRREVFDYLPDVKQIKQYLQPGFYSDFPKNRKNPFFVDLVRNDLLNWAPRTPTLLCGSDNDTVVPFLKNTNLAIASFKKRGSRQVSVVDIGTGNREDNSAGEHFFTEDPCILKVRQQLLDKQR
- a CDS encoding replicative DNA helicase, with product MSARPGFHSNYQREPGDREALRVDPLRVPPHSVEAEQAVLGGLMLAPDALDKINDRLTENDFYRRDHRMIYRAICDLSRKMRPFDVVTLGEWFESQGMLEVVDHGAYLIELASTTPSAANIVAYAEIVRDKAVLRQLIEVGTKIVNDGFQPEGRESIDLLAEAEKSVFGIAETGARGRIDFVAMPGALKDAFEQLRDRFENGSNVTGLPTGYNDFDAMSAGLQPTDLIVLAARPAMGKTTFALNIAEYVAIKSKKTVAVFSMEMSAAQLAMRLISSNGRINAQRLRTGQLEDEDWARVTGAIKMLKETKIFIDDTPGVSPEVLRSKCRRLKREHDLGLVVVDYLQLMSVPGNSENRATEISEISRSLKGLAKELNVPVIALSQLNRSLETRTDKHPVMADLRESGAIEQDADMIVFIYRDEYYNKDSPDKGLAEIIIGKHRSGPTGSCKLKFFGEYTRFDNLAHDSIGTFE
- a CDS encoding OmpA family protein, which produces MMRAALKPMCTVLAVALVLSGCATGGSYVQRDQSGNSTEQRNRTGRDAAIGAAIGAAAGLLTGKNATKRRQRAMIAAGIGALGGAAIGNYQDRQERALRERTANTGIDVKRDGDNITLNLPDGITFDFGKSMLKPQFYGALKNVASTLREYNQTMIEVVGYTDSIGSDVVNQRLSEDRAGAVASYLAAQGVQRERMEISGMGKRYPIADNSTEAGRSKNRRVEIHLIPFSAENSGATGMH
- a CDS encoding ribokinase, with protein sequence MHSVVVVGSFSIDHVWRCDTLPTPGATIAGRYSRGPGGKGFNQAVAACRAGARTYFICALGNDTDGNMARDIATKDGFTLIGESSTEPTGTGGIYVDSHGHNTIVTGAGANAVLSTHFITEQRALITSAWIVLAQLESPIETLETALSMAREAGRLTILNAAPANATATINLLKLADVLTLNETEFVALLSRHVGERISPDNVATTDGNTLHALCNKLLSGSTVVITLGSAGVFVSHSEENLRGDTQPYYRVAAEQAHTVDTTGAGDAFNGALAASLARQPNTAFIQHIRLANSYAARSTETEGGAVSMPILTTTQD